The following are encoded together in the Sinorhizobium terangae genome:
- a CDS encoding GntR family transcriptional regulator, whose product MLEYAPSSRLSEEELAKEFSTSRTPVRRVLARLESEGLVESVHGVGTIVTDPDIGELVQIYHLRMELALLVGKLSPIPRSAEDLERIRALIARCDEEMKNPTQKAFLHLNMAFFTEIRAFTGNLPLREISERLYYQVVRVVLKMMPKLGLAEEYSAFRNEMQAVLSAAEIGDWEAIGYIRRAHISMSFHRMMAYAEKSEQSEERSKA is encoded by the coding sequence ATGCTCGAATACGCACCGAGCAGCCGTCTGTCCGAGGAAGAGCTGGCGAAGGAATTTTCCACCAGCCGCACGCCCGTGAGACGTGTGCTGGCAAGGCTGGAGTCCGAGGGGCTGGTGGAATCGGTGCATGGTGTCGGGACGATCGTGACCGACCCCGATATCGGGGAATTGGTGCAGATCTATCATTTGCGCATGGAACTTGCGCTTCTGGTCGGCAAGCTTTCGCCGATCCCGCGCAGCGCCGAGGATCTCGAAAGGATCAGGGCGCTGATAGCCCGCTGCGACGAGGAGATGAAAAATCCCACGCAAAAGGCCTTCCTGCACCTGAACATGGCATTCTTTACCGAAATCAGGGCGTTTACGGGAAACCTCCCGCTGCGGGAGATCAGCGAGCGACTGTACTATCAGGTCGTTCGCGTCGTCTTGAAAATGATGCCGAAGCTCGGATTGGCGGAAGAGTACTCGGCCTTTCGCAACGAGATGCAGGCTGTCCTGTCCGCCGCCGAAATCGGCGACTGGGAGGCGATCGGGTACATTCGGCGGGCCCATATCTCGATGAGCTTCCACCGCATGATGGCCTATGCCGAGAAGTCGGAACAGTCCGAAGAGCGTTCCAAGGCATGA
- a CDS encoding Lrp/AsnC family transcriptional regulator, translated as MKLDAIDLRILEAIQKDGRITKLALAEKAGLSPTPCWLRLRKLEKAGIVTGYHARLAMRRVTPVTSVLTEITLGNHRQTDFERFERVVASIPEIVACWSVGGGVDYILKIMTPDVDAYQRLIDGLLDRELGIDRYFTYIVTKTVKEETQLPLTSLIPDTL; from the coding sequence ATCAAGCTTGACGCCATTGATCTGCGCATCCTGGAAGCGATCCAGAAGGACGGAAGAATTACCAAGCTGGCGCTCGCCGAAAAGGCGGGGCTGTCGCCAACACCGTGCTGGCTGAGGCTGAGGAAACTGGAAAAGGCCGGGATAGTAACGGGCTATCACGCGCGGCTCGCCATGCGCCGGGTGACCCCGGTCACGAGCGTTCTCACCGAAATCACGCTCGGCAACCATCGCCAGACCGATTTCGAACGCTTCGAACGGGTGGTCGCCTCGATTCCCGAAATCGTCGCTTGCTGGTCCGTCGGCGGCGGCGTCGACTATATTCTGAAAATCATGACACCCGACGTCGACGCCTACCAGCGGCTCATCGATGGCTTGCTGGATCGCGAGTTGGGCATCGACCGCTATTTCACTTACATCGTCACCAAGACGGTCAAGGAAGAAACCCAGCTTCCGCTCACCAGCCTGATCCCTGATACGCTGTAG
- a CDS encoding NAD-dependent succinate-semialdehyde dehydrogenase — MTAVFARTTFHDALNHLNDRQLLRELAYVGGRWVAGRDGKAFEVSDPATGATLAWVASLEAAQTSEAVDAAAKAFPAWRSMLPQARAAILRKWYELMLAAKEDLALLMTLEQGKPLAESRGEIDYAASFIEWYAEEGKRLNAENITSHLPGAEMIVRREALGVVGVVTPWNFPSAMITRKAAAAFAAGCTVVAHPSSETPLSALALAELGERAGLPAGVFNVVTGDAATIVGRLCEEPRVRAMSFTGSTEIGKLIARQCAPTMKRLVMELGGHAPLIVFADADVEKAADIAIAAKFATSGQDCLAANRIYVERPILKAFNEAFAARVSRLKVGAGLAQDTDIGPLMHERAIGKVEEQVADALKCGAKLAIGGKRHAAGPLFFQPTVLTDVPDDALIMREETFGPVAAVTAFGSEDEVIARANDTEYGLVAYVVTENGARQLRLARALEYGMVAINRVKITGGPIPFGGWKQSGLAREGSRHGMEAFTELKYLCIDTAA; from the coding sequence ATGACAGCTGTTTTCGCGCGCACGACCTTCCACGACGCATTGAACCACCTGAATGATCGGCAGCTCTTACGGGAGCTCGCCTATGTCGGAGGGCGCTGGGTTGCCGGGCGTGACGGCAAGGCCTTCGAGGTCTCAGACCCGGCAACGGGTGCGACGCTTGCCTGGGTCGCATCGCTCGAAGCCGCCCAGACTTCCGAAGCCGTCGATGCCGCTGCCAAGGCTTTCCCGGCATGGCGTAGCATGTTGCCGCAAGCACGCGCCGCCATTCTGCGCAAATGGTACGAGCTGATGCTCGCCGCCAAGGAGGATCTCGCGCTGCTGATGACGCTGGAGCAGGGCAAACCGCTTGCGGAATCCCGTGGCGAAATCGACTACGCCGCCTCGTTCATCGAGTGGTATGCCGAGGAAGGCAAGCGGCTCAACGCCGAGAACATAACGAGCCATCTGCCGGGCGCGGAGATGATCGTGCGCCGCGAAGCACTCGGCGTGGTCGGCGTCGTCACGCCCTGGAACTTCCCCTCCGCGATGATCACCCGAAAGGCGGCCGCAGCATTTGCCGCCGGCTGCACAGTCGTTGCCCACCCCTCCTCCGAGACACCGCTTTCCGCCCTGGCGCTTGCGGAGCTCGGCGAGCGCGCCGGCCTTCCGGCCGGCGTCTTCAATGTCGTCACCGGTGATGCCGCGACCATTGTCGGCCGCCTGTGCGAGGAGCCCCGCGTGCGCGCCATGAGCTTCACCGGCTCGACCGAGATCGGCAAGCTGATCGCCCGCCAGTGCGCTCCGACGATGAAGCGGCTGGTGATGGAACTCGGCGGCCATGCGCCGCTCATCGTCTTCGCAGATGCCGACGTGGAGAAGGCGGCGGACATCGCGATCGCCGCAAAATTCGCGACCTCCGGGCAGGACTGCCTGGCGGCGAACCGGATCTATGTCGAGCGACCGATCCTCAAGGCCTTCAACGAGGCTTTCGCTGCACGCGTATCCCGTCTCAAGGTCGGCGCGGGGCTCGCGCAAGACACGGACATCGGACCGCTCATGCACGAGCGTGCCATCGGCAAAGTCGAGGAGCAGGTCGCCGATGCGCTGAAATGCGGCGCGAAACTCGCGATCGGCGGAAAGCGGCACGCCGCAGGGCCGCTGTTCTTCCAGCCGACCGTGCTCACCGATGTGCCGGACGACGCGCTGATCATGCGCGAAGAGACATTCGGCCCCGTGGCCGCCGTCACCGCATTCGGCAGCGAGGATGAGGTGATCGCCCGGGCGAACGACACCGAATATGGCCTCGTGGCCTACGTCGTTACTGAGAACGGCGCTCGCCAGCTACGGCTCGCACGAGCGCTCGAATACGGCATGGTGGCAATCAACCGGGTGAAGATCACCGGCGGACCGATCCCCTTCGGCGGCTGGAAGCAGTCCGGCTTGGCGCGCGAAGGCTCACGCCACGGCATGGAGGCCTTCACCGAACTCAAATATCTCTGCATCGACACCGCCGCCTGA
- a CDS encoding aspartate aminotransferase family protein, whose product MLDKSNELTAWDRDHFFHPSTHMGMHARGESATRVISDGEGVYITDVAGKRSLDAFAGLYCVNVGYGRQKIAEAIGEQAKNLAYYHAYVGHGTEASIRLSKMIIDRAPKGMSRVYFGLSGSDANETNIKLIWYYNNILGRPEKKKIISRWRGYHGSGVMTGSLTGLHLFHNAFDLPRAPILHTEAPYYFRRPDRSMNEEQFSQYCADKLEEMILAEGPDTIAAFIGEPILGTGGIVPPPKGYWQKIQAVLEKYDILLIADEVVTGFGRLGTMFGSDHYGIKPDLITIAKGLTSAYAPLSGSIVSEKMWQVLVQGSDELGPIGHGWTYSAHPICAAAGISNLELIDELGIVENAGSTGAYFRSELAKAFSEHRHVGEVRGDGLMAAIEFVEDRDDRKFFDPALKVGPRVATALAERGVLGRAMPQGDILGFAPPLCLTREEADIVVTAAVGAISEVLGKK is encoded by the coding sequence ATGCTCGATAAAAGCAACGAACTCACCGCCTGGGACCGCGACCATTTCTTCCATCCGTCCACGCATATGGGCATGCATGCGCGCGGCGAGAGCGCGACACGGGTCATCAGTGACGGCGAAGGCGTCTACATCACCGACGTTGCCGGCAAGCGCAGCCTCGACGCCTTCGCTGGCCTCTACTGCGTCAACGTTGGCTATGGCCGGCAGAAGATCGCCGAGGCGATCGGCGAACAGGCGAAGAACCTCGCCTATTATCACGCCTATGTCGGCCACGGCACCGAGGCGTCGATCCGGCTGTCCAAGATGATCATCGATCGCGCGCCGAAAGGCATGAGCCGCGTCTATTTCGGCCTTTCCGGTTCGGATGCCAACGAGACCAACATCAAGCTCATCTGGTACTACAACAACATTCTCGGCCGGCCCGAAAAGAAGAAGATCATTTCCCGTTGGCGCGGCTATCATGGTTCGGGCGTGATGACCGGCTCGCTGACCGGCCTGCACCTATTCCATAATGCCTTCGATCTGCCGCGCGCACCGATCCTGCACACCGAGGCGCCCTACTATTTCCGCCGTCCGGATCGCTCGATGAACGAAGAGCAGTTCTCGCAATATTGCGCCGACAAGCTGGAGGAAATGATCCTCGCCGAAGGGCCGGATACGATCGCAGCCTTCATCGGTGAGCCGATCCTTGGTACGGGCGGCATTGTGCCGCCGCCGAAGGGCTACTGGCAGAAGATCCAGGCGGTGCTCGAGAAATACGACATCCTGCTCATTGCCGACGAGGTCGTCACGGGGTTCGGACGTCTCGGCACCATGTTCGGTTCCGATCACTACGGCATCAAGCCGGACCTCATCACCATCGCCAAGGGCCTGACCTCGGCCTATGCGCCGCTTTCCGGCAGCATCGTTTCGGAAAAGATGTGGCAGGTGCTGGTGCAGGGATCCGACGAACTCGGCCCGATCGGCCATGGCTGGACCTACTCCGCCCACCCGATCTGCGCCGCCGCCGGCATTAGCAATCTCGAATTGATCGACGAACTCGGCATCGTCGAGAACGCCGGCTCGACCGGAGCATATTTCCGATCCGAGCTTGCAAAGGCGTTCTCGGAGCACCGGCACGTCGGCGAAGTGCGCGGAGATGGTCTGATGGCGGCGATCGAGTTCGTGGAAGACCGGGACGATCGGAAGTTCTTCGATCCGGCGCTGAAGGTCGGCCCAAGGGTGGCTACGGCGCTGGCAGAGCGCGGCGTCCTCGGCCGGGCGATGCCGCAGGGTGACATCCTGGGCTTTGCCCCGCCCCTCTGCCTGACGCGGGAAGAGGCCGACATCGTCGTGACGGCGGCAGTCGGCGCCATCTCCGAAGTCCTGGGCAAAAAATGA
- a CDS encoding VOC family protein has protein sequence MPEITVNVRYMVDDVEASIEWYTKHLGFSLLSNHAPAFADVKRGALRLLLSGPLSSAGRPMPDGERPAPGGWNRIHLIVGDLAAEVARLKAAGAKFRNDIVTGPGGSQILLIDPSGNFVELFQPAGR, from the coding sequence ATGCCGGAAATAACCGTCAACGTGCGCTACATGGTGGATGACGTCGAGGCTTCCATCGAGTGGTACACGAAGCATCTGGGCTTTTCGCTTCTTTCCAACCACGCTCCGGCTTTCGCGGACGTCAAGCGCGGAGCGCTGCGGCTATTGCTCAGTGGCCCTTTGAGTTCCGCGGGCCGACCGATGCCCGACGGCGAGCGTCCCGCGCCCGGTGGCTGGAATCGTATCCACCTCATCGTCGGTGATCTGGCTGCCGAGGTCGCGCGACTGAAAGCCGCCGGCGCCAAGTTCCGCAACGACATCGTCACCGGACCAGGCGGATCACAGATCCTGCTGATCGACCCGTCCGGCAATTTCGTCGAGTTGTTTCAGCCCGCCGGTCGCTGA
- a CDS encoding ABC transporter ATP-binding protein, with the protein MGQLNLKKVQKFYGTYEVLKGVELEVRNGEFVVFVGPSGCGKSTLLRMIAGLDETTAGDIVIDGKRVNDLPPVKRGIAMVFQSYALYPHMTVFENIAFPLRVEKMPEEKLKAKVEHAARILHLDQRLQQKPGMLSGGQRQRVAIGRAIVREPKIFLFDEPLSNLDAALRADMRIELAKLHRQLKATMIYVTHDQVEAMTMADRIVVLNAGEIAQTGAPLELYHKPANTFVAGFIGNPKMNFLPVTCKSVSDAGVEVEYKGQTAIIPVTPRSGMAGATLTLGVRPEHIQVGSGDLTLAVTPSVIERLGAHTVAYASLGGEGENYCAMLPGTAAIRADEEVRTGIRAADCHLFDENGIAFERRVEMTDIDMALFDPAAA; encoded by the coding sequence TTGGGACAGCTCAATCTTAAAAAGGTTCAGAAATTCTACGGAACCTACGAAGTGCTGAAGGGTGTCGAACTCGAAGTCAGGAACGGCGAGTTCGTGGTCTTCGTCGGCCCATCGGGCTGCGGCAAGTCCACGCTGCTCAGAATGATCGCTGGCCTTGACGAGACGACTGCGGGCGACATCGTCATCGACGGCAAGCGTGTCAACGACTTGCCGCCGGTCAAGCGCGGTATCGCCATGGTCTTCCAGTCCTATGCGCTCTATCCGCACATGACGGTGTTCGAGAACATCGCATTCCCGTTGCGCGTGGAGAAGATGCCCGAGGAGAAGCTCAAGGCCAAGGTGGAGCACGCGGCGCGCATCCTCCATCTCGATCAGCGGCTCCAGCAGAAGCCCGGCATGCTTTCCGGCGGCCAGCGCCAGCGTGTCGCGATCGGCCGGGCGATCGTGCGCGAGCCGAAGATCTTCCTCTTCGACGAGCCGCTGTCGAACCTGGACGCGGCCTTGCGCGCCGACATGCGCATCGAACTGGCGAAACTGCACCGGCAACTGAAGGCAACGATGATCTACGTCACGCACGACCAGGTCGAGGCGATGACGATGGCGGACCGGATCGTCGTGCTGAACGCCGGAGAGATCGCCCAGACGGGCGCGCCGCTCGAACTCTATCACAAACCGGCCAACACCTTCGTGGCCGGGTTCATCGGCAACCCGAAAATGAACTTCCTGCCGGTCACCTGCAAGAGCGTTAGCGACGCCGGCGTCGAGGTTGAATACAAGGGGCAGACGGCGATCATTCCGGTGACGCCGCGTAGCGGCATGGCCGGTGCGACTTTGACCCTTGGTGTGCGCCCCGAGCATATCCAGGTCGGTTCCGGCGACCTGACGTTGGCGGTCACGCCCTCCGTCATCGAGCGTCTCGGAGCCCATACGGTTGCCTATGCTTCGCTCGGAGGTGAGGGGGAGAATTATTGCGCGATGCTCCCGGGCACCGCTGCGATCCGGGCGGACGAAGAGGTCAGGACCGGCATCCGTGCCGCTGACTGCCACCTGTTCGACGAAAACGGCATCGCCTTCGAGCGTCGCGTCGAGATGACCGATATCGACATGGCGCTTTTCGATCCCGCAGCAGCCTGA
- a CDS encoding extracellular solute-binding protein produces the protein MTIAYKTAFLTLALLGSTALGSVAAQAADQEISWIYCGDKIDPIHEKYIKEWEGKNAGWKVVPEVVGWAQCQDKATTLAAAGTPVGMAYVGSRTLKEFAENDMIVPVPMTEEEKKSYYPNIVDTVTFEDNQWGVPIAFSTKALYWNKDLFKQAGLDPETPPKTWAEEIAFAKQIKEKTGIAGYGLPAKTFDNTMHQFMHWVYTNNGKVIDGDKIVVDSPEVLAALQAYKDITPYSVEGATAYEQNEIRAIFLDGKAGMIQSGSGAAALLKDTKINWGIAPLPLGPSAKGEGTLLITDSLAIFKGTGVEEKAIEFAKFITSPGPQGEYELQGGAGLTPLRPSPKVDEFVKADPSWKPLIDGIGYGGPEPLFTDYKGFQNAMIDMVQSVVTGKAEPADALKKAAGELEQYK, from the coding sequence GTGACCATTGCTTACAAGACTGCTTTTCTAACGCTTGCCTTGCTCGGTTCGACCGCGCTCGGGAGCGTTGCCGCGCAGGCCGCCGACCAGGAGATCAGCTGGATCTACTGCGGCGACAAGATCGATCCGATCCACGAGAAATACATCAAGGAATGGGAAGGCAAGAACGCCGGCTGGAAGGTGGTACCGGAAGTCGTCGGCTGGGCCCAGTGCCAGGACAAGGCGACGACACTTGCTGCGGCCGGTACGCCGGTCGGCATGGCCTATGTGGGGTCCCGCACACTCAAGGAGTTCGCCGAGAACGATATGATCGTTCCGGTCCCCATGACCGAGGAAGAGAAGAAGAGCTACTATCCGAACATCGTCGACACGGTGACCTTCGAGGATAACCAGTGGGGCGTGCCGATCGCATTCTCGACCAAGGCGCTCTATTGGAACAAGGACCTCTTCAAGCAGGCGGGCCTCGACCCGGAAACGCCGCCGAAGACCTGGGCCGAAGAGATCGCCTTTGCCAAGCAGATCAAGGAAAAGACCGGCATTGCGGGCTATGGTCTGCCGGCCAAGACCTTCGACAACACGATGCACCAGTTCATGCACTGGGTTTACACCAACAACGGCAAGGTCATCGACGGCGACAAGATTGTGGTGGACAGCCCGGAAGTGCTGGCTGCGCTGCAGGCTTACAAGGACATCACGCCCTATTCGGTCGAAGGAGCGACCGCTTACGAGCAGAACGAAATCCGTGCCATCTTCCTTGACGGCAAGGCTGGCATGATCCAGTCGGGCTCCGGCGCGGCTGCGCTGCTCAAGGACACGAAGATCAACTGGGGCATCGCGCCGCTGCCGCTCGGCCCTTCGGCCAAGGGTGAAGGGACGCTCCTGATCACGGACAGCCTGGCGATCTTCAAGGGTACCGGCGTCGAGGAAAAGGCGATCGAGTTCGCGAAGTTCATCACCTCGCCGGGACCGCAGGGCGAGTACGAGTTGCAGGGCGGCGCAGGGCTGACGCCGCTGCGCCCGTCCCCGAAGGTCGACGAATTCGTCAAGGCCGACCCATCCTGGAAGCCGTTGATCGACGGCATTGGCTATGGCGGTCCAGAGCCGCTCTTCACGGATTACAAGGGCTTTCAGAACGCAATGATCGACATGGTGCAGTCGGTCGTCACGGGCAAGGCGGAGCCGGCCGATGCTTTGAAGAAGGCTGCCGGCGAACTCGAACAGTACAAGTAA
- a CDS encoding carbohydrate ABC transporter permease: MSQPALINRYRWYELVGIYAGIFVFLSFILAPFVEGFLVSLKPLSLLFSSPYRFWPENGSFAAYRTMWVSVPGFARYIFNSFFVSIIVTAVVLALVVPAAYAFARFRFRGSGPLLAAFLAVNMFSGAVLLIPLFRLMRSFGVLNTYFAMIVPGVAFLIPSAIWLLRTYMMRIPRELDEAAFVDGASHFYTLRRVILPIAMPGITVVAITTFIGSYAQQFIFALTFNSKTEYMPLPVGLFAYFGRQEVVWNELMAASFVGIAPAVVVIFFLQRYLVSGLTAGAVKQ, from the coding sequence ATGAGCCAGCCGGCCTTGATCAATCGCTACCGCTGGTACGAGCTCGTCGGAATCTATGCGGGGATCTTCGTCTTCCTGAGCTTTATTCTCGCACCATTTGTCGAAGGCTTCCTGGTGTCGCTGAAGCCGCTCAGCCTGCTCTTTTCATCGCCCTACCGCTTTTGGCCGGAGAATGGGTCCTTTGCTGCCTACAGGACCATGTGGGTGAGCGTGCCAGGCTTCGCCCGCTATATCTTCAACTCATTCTTCGTTTCCATCATCGTCACCGCGGTCGTGCTGGCACTGGTGGTGCCGGCTGCCTATGCATTTGCGCGCTTCAGGTTCCGCGGTAGCGGGCCGCTGCTTGCGGCCTTCCTCGCGGTCAACATGTTTTCCGGCGCAGTGCTGTTGATCCCGCTCTTCCGACTGATGCGCAGCTTCGGCGTGCTCAACACCTATTTCGCCATGATCGTGCCGGGCGTCGCCTTCCTCATTCCCTCGGCGATCTGGCTCTTGCGCACCTACATGATGCGTATCCCCCGGGAACTGGACGAGGCTGCCTTCGTCGACGGCGCCAGTCACTTCTACACGCTTCGCCGGGTGATCCTGCCGATCGCCATGCCGGGCATCACCGTCGTCGCGATCACCACCTTCATCGGCTCCTACGCCCAGCAGTTCATCTTCGCGCTGACCTTCAATTCCAAGACCGAGTACATGCCGTTGCCCGTGGGTCTCTTCGCCTATTTCGGCCGGCAGGAAGTGGTCTGGAACGAACTGATGGCCGCTAGCTTCGTCGGCATTGCGCCGGCCGTCGTCGTCATTTTCTTCCTGCAACGCTATCTCGTCAGCGGCCTGACCGCCGGCGCGGTGAAACAATAA